DNA sequence from the Chitinophaga flava genome:
GATGAAATCCAGTACTACTTCTTCCAGATGGTGTCCTTCGAGCTGGCCATGGGCCGTAGCGATAGACAGATCGGGGCACAGGCCCTGTATGAGGCCGGCCATTTCGGCGAGACCTTTTACGCGGTTGTGCACAAAATAAACCTGACCACCTCTTTCCGTTTCGTAGTAGATCGCTTCACGGATAGCGTCCTGGTTGAAGACCTGTACTTCCGTGTCAATAGGCTGGCGGTTAGGCGGCGGCGTATTGATAATGGAAAGGTCACGGGCACCCATCAACGAAAACTGCAGCGTACGTGGTATAGGCGTTGCCGTTAGCGTGAGGGTATCTACGTTATGTTTAAACTGTTTGAGTTTTTCTTTGGCAGAAACACCGAATTTCTGTTCTTCATCGACAATCAGTACGCCCAGGTCTTTGAATTTCACATCTTTGCTCAGCAGGGCATGGGTACCGATGATAATATCGATTTTTCCTTCCTGCAGACGTTGGAGTGTTTCCTTCTTTTCCTTGGAAGATTTAAACCTGTTGAGATAATCTACTGTACAGGGGAAATCCTTGAGACGATCTGAAAACGTTTTGTAGTGCTGGAAGGCCAGGATGGTGGTAGGCACCAGTATAGCAGCCTGTTTTCCATCTACAATGGATTTGAAGGCAGCGCGGATAGCTACTTCCGTTTTACCGAAGCCCACATCACCGCAAACGAGGCGGTCCATAGGAGCGGGGCCTTCCATATCCCTTTTCACGTCGGCCGTAGCCTTGCTCTGATCGGGAGTATCCTCATAGATGAAGGAGGCTTCCAGCTCTGTTTGCAGGTAGGTATCCGGACTGTGTGCAAATCCCTGCTGGGCTTTACGCACGGCGTACAGCTGTATCAGGTCTTTGGCAATATCTTTTACCTGTGTTTTGGCTTTTTCCTTCAGCTTGTCCCAGGCATCGCTGCCCAGTTTGTTGACACGGGGCTCCACGCCTTCCTTGCCGGTGTATTTGCTGATCTTGTGCAGGGAGTTGATATTTACATACAACAGGTCGTTGTTTTTGTAAATAATACGGATGGCTTCCTGCATCTTCCCGCCCGATTCAATCTTCTGTAATCCGCTGTATACGCCCACGCCATGATCAATATGTGTTACATAATCGCCAGGCTGCAGTTCCCTCAAGGTCTTCATGGTAATAGCCTTGTTTTTGTTGTAGGCCTGTTTTACCCTTGACTTGTGGAAACGCTGGAATATCTGGTGGTCTGTATAACATGCCAGTTTCAGGGAATGATCGATATACCCGTTGCTGATAGCTACGGGGATAGGGAAGAAGACGAAGTCAGCTTTCAGATCTTCGAAGATACTGCGCAGGCGTTCGAGCTGGCGCGGGTTATCTGCGAATATGAAGAGAGAGTATTTGTTATTGTTGTGTTGTCCGAGGTCTTTGAGGAGCAGGTCGAATTGCCGGTTAAACACCGGTTGTTCCTGGGTATCAAACGTAATGGTTTCCGGTTGGATACCATTTTCCGGGAGATATTCTTTATTGCCGAAAACGATGGTGGTCTTTTGCAGCAGCTGATCCATCAGGGGGGCTGCTTTTTCGAAGTCGTCGCTGTTAAGCGTCATATCTTCATCATCGTTCACCTTTACCTTCTGGCCGGTTAGTAACCAGTCGTCCAGTCGTTGTTCCATCTGTTGCACCACATCCCGGATATAGGCCGGGTCTTTCATCCATACGATGGTATTGGCGGGCAGAAACTCCACCAGTGATGTTTTCATATGGTCAACCGTATGGGTGTCCATATTGGCGATGAGCGTCACCTGTGTAAGTTTACGCTCACTCAGCTGTGTTTCCGGATCGAACAGGCGGATGGAGTCGATATCTTCCCCGAAGAGTTCGATACGGTAAGGTTTTTCATTACCAAAAGAGTAGATATCGAGGATACCACCTCTTAGTGCGTACTGGCCGGGTTCATACACAAAATCGGTATGTTCAAAGCCCCATGCTACCATCTTTTCCAGCAGGGGATCTACTTTCAGTACATCACCTACTTTCAGCTGAACCATGTTGGTGCTGAAAGCCTTGCTGCCGGCCACTTTCTCCCAGAGTGCTTCAGGATAGGTGACCAATATTTTCTTCCGTACGGTATCACCGGAAAACTTCATGAGTGCTTCCGTGCGCAGCATGCTGTGGCTGCTGTTGAGCTCCTGGAACTGTCCGGTTTTTTTGAAAGAGTCGGGAAAGTAGAAGATGTCCAGTGCCTGGCTGAGACTTTCCAGATCGTTCTGGAAATAGGCTGCCTCCTCTTTATCATTCAAAATAAAGAGATGGTTCGCATCTGCATTAGCCCAGGCGGTAACTGCCACAAAATTTATTGCACTCCCACTGAGGGAAGAAAGCTGAAAGTATTGTGGGGTGGGCGATTGAATGCCTTTCACCAGCGACTGCAGGCGAGCATCACGTTGATATAATTGTAATACAGCCTGTAAATTCATGAAGGTGGCAAAGATACGAACATTTGTTTATTTGGTTATTTAGAGATTTAATTATTTGTTTTGGGAACCTTGTAGCTGCCCAAATGGAAAAATATTCAATGATAAAATGCCAAAATGTTTTGTTATATTCAATGACACCAAAATCATTTTTCCATGCAGGAGATATGGCATACAGGCATTGTTACCCGGCTGGTAGATGAAACACCCAATACACGGCGGTTCTGGATCCGTGTGCCCGAGCTGGAAAGCTTTAATTTCAAGCCGGGACAGTTTGTTACCCTCGACCTCCCCATCCACGAAAAAAAGAACAAACGATGGCGTAGTTATTCCATTGCTTCGCATCCGGATGGCACCAATGAATTTGAGCTGGTAATCGTATTACTGGAAGGCGGGGTAGGCAGCACCTATCTTTTCAATGAGATCAAGGAAGGAAGTACCCTGCAGCTACGTGGGCCACTGGGTGTATTCACATTGCCGGAAAACATGGAGAAAGACCTGTTCCTCATCTGTACAGGCACGGGTATAGCCCCTTTCCGGTCTATGGTTCAGCACATTCACCTGCACCAGCTGCCACATCCTGAAATACATCTTATTTTCGGTTGCCGTTATGAAGAGGACCTGCTATATGCTGAAGAAATGCGGCAGCTGGAAGCTCAATTACCCGGTTTTCATTACCTCCCGACGCTAAGCCGTCAGCAAGACTGGAGCGGCCACAAAGGGTATGTACACAACATCTACGAAGAGATACTGGCCGGAGAGAAAAAACCCGCCAACTTTTACCTCTGCGGCTGGAAGGCTATGATAGATGAAGCCAAACAACGCATCACAGCCATGGGCTATGACCGGAAAGATATTCACCAGGAACTGTACGGGTAGTAGCTTTACCAGCAGTAGCCGAAACCCAGGTCCAGATTGGGTGTTACCCGGTTAGACGAAAACATCAGCATTCCCCCGATCTTCATCATAAAATGCCGCTTGAAATGCCGGCGCCATGCTGCGGCAGTCCATCCCAGTAGGGTGCGGTCGCTGGCTCCTTCTTCAAACCATAATGAATCGCCAAACAGATAGGTCATGCCGGCACCCAGCTCAGCACAATTCTTATTTGGCTGCCCCACTACATAATTGAGGCCCCCGAAAATACTGGGACGGTTGGGAACAGAGAGATAGTGCCGACCAGTATCCTCCGGACTGCCACTCCAGCGGGGAGGACTGGGCTTGTCAGACCAGCTGTCCCGGTACTCAGGGGCAAAACCGATGCCCACACGTGCACCCAGACCCGTACGGCGCCTGGTAAAACGTACATCATAGTTGAGCCCAAAACCGCAGGCAGGGCCGAAAAAGCTGCCATACAGTACCTGTGGCCATATTCTGGCGTCAGCAGCTGCTACAAGGGAGTCGGGTTGTGGTGTTTTTTTGCGCTGGGCAAAGAGGGTAGTACAACAAAAAACAAAGGCTACAGCCATTAATATTCGTATATGCATCGGGGTAAGGGGTATATACGAAGTTTAACGACTGTAGCCCGGATATGTTACATGAATTACATTATCTTATTCATAACAATATTCCTTACCTCGGTCAGCGGAACGCGTTCCTGTTCCATGCTGTCGCGGTGACGGATGGTAACGGTACCATCTTCTTTGGTCTGGTGGTCTATGGTTACGCAGAAAGGCGTACCGATAGCGTCCTGACGACGGTAGCGTTTACCGATTGCATCTTTCTCTTCGTAAAAGCAGTGGAAGAACGGCATGCAACTGGTCATCAGCTCACGGGCCAGTTCAGGCAGACCATCTTTTTTGGTCAGCGGGAAGATCGCCAGTTTAATCGGCGCCAGTTTAGCTGGTAATTTCAGCAGTACACGGCTGTCTTCTTTTTCCGGAGTGCTCAGATCCTGCTCTTCGTAAGCATTGCAGATCACCTGCAGGAACATACGGTCCAGACCGATAGAAGTTTCTATCACGTAAGGCACATAGTTCTGGTTGATCTCTGTATCAAAATACTGGATTTTCTTCCTGCTGTATTCCTGATGTTGTTTCAGGTCGAAGTCAGTACGAGAGTGGATACCTTCCAGCTCCTTGAAGCCAAATGGGAATTCGAATTCGATGTCCACAGCGGCATCAGCGTAGTGAGCCAGTTTAGCGTGGTCTTTGAAACGGTATTTAGCAGGATCGGTGCCGAGGCTCAGGTGCCACTGCATACGCTCTTCCTTCCATTTCTCATACCATTCCTTCTGCGTGCCAGGGCGTACAAAGAACTGCATTTCCATCTGTTCAAATTCGCGCATACGGAAAATGAACTGACGGGCTACGATCTCGTTACGGAAAGCTTTACCTATCTGTGCGATACCGAAAGGAACTTTCATCCTACCGGTTTTCTGCACGTTGAGGAAGTTTACAAAGATACCCTGTGCTGTCTCGGGACGCAGGTATATTTCATTGGCTTCATCGGTTACGCTGCCCAGCTGGGTGGAGAACATCAGGTTAAACTGACGTACTTCTGTCCAGTTGCAGGTACCGCTGACAGTGCATTTAATTTTATTGTCTTCGATCAGGGTTTTAAGGCCTGCGAAGTCGTTTTCTTTCAGGAGTTCGTCCATTTTGGCCAGCAGGGCATTGCCTTCCGCTTCCGGCAGTGTTTCGGCAAAAGCCTCCAGCAGGTGGTCTACCCGGTAACGTTTGTTGCTGTCCTTGTTGTCGATCATTGGATCGCTGAAGTTGTCCACGTGTCCGGATGCTTTCCAGATGGTAGGATGCATAAAGATGGCAGCATCGAGCCCCACGATATTTTCGTGCAGCTGGGTCATGCTCTTCCACCAGTAGTCCTTAATATTTTTCTTCAGCTCAGCGCCGTACTGACCGTAATCATAAACCGCGCTTAATCCATCATATATCTCGCTGGATGGAAAAACAAAACCGTATTCTTTACAATGCGATATAATCGCCTGGAATTTATTCTGATCTGTAGACATAGTGGCGCAAAGATAAATGCCAAATTTGAAAATATGTTTGTAATTATTATATAATATGTAATGCCATTACTGGCAGCAAATTCAACCTTCTTCTACTTCATTTTCCTGGGTAGGCCGCTCATACGGCACTTCCACCTGTTTTACCCATACAGCATAATCGTTGGGATAGATTTCCCTTCCGAAATGCCGGATATAGACACGGGTGAAGACAGCCCCAAAATACAGGATAGCTGCGGAATAATACACCCACAGCAGTATGATGACCACCGAACCGGCTGCTCCGTAAGTGGAGCTGACCTTGCTGGCCCCAAGGTAATACCCGATGCCGAATTTACCGATCATAAACAGTACTGCGGTCGCAATAGCGCCTACTACCACATCTTTCCACCTGATACGAGCATCCGGCAATACTTTAAAGATGATAGAAAACAAGATGGTAATAACTATGAAAGGCACTACCAGATTGGCCACGTATACGATCACGGTGGTGGTCAGTTTGGTAGGTATGAGCCGGTAGAGCACATTCTGAAAGAGCTCCACCAGACCATTAATAGCCAGCGATACCAGCAAAATGAAGCCCATGCTCACTACCAGCGAAAAAGACAACAGCCGGTTGAGCAACATACGTAGCAGGCCGTTTTTCTTGGGCTTCGACTTCAGCCCCCAAATAAAGTTAATAGAATCCTGGATCTCAGCGAATACACCGGTAGCACCGATGATCAGGGTCACGAAACCCACCATGGTAGCCCAGTTCATATCGTTTGACAGGGTAGCATTGCGGATCATTGACTGTATCTGTATGGCGGCCTCACTGCCTACCAGACCCTGTATCTGGCCATAGATACTGCCTTCCACCGCCTCCTTGCCCAGAAACAGATCACAGAAAAAGATGATAATGATAAGCATAGGCGCTACGGAGAAAATAGTGTAGTAAGCCAGTGCAGCACTGAGTTTCAGCACTTTACCATCTACAAAAGCGCTAGCCGACTCTTTCAGCACTTTCCAGTACAGTTGTATTTTTCCTGTTGTTCCGTTCATTCAATAGGTTTTATAGGCGGGGTGGGGTAGTGTTGATTATTTTAATTTCGGGTTGCTGGTATGTCTGGTAGCATCCCTGATATTTTTCTTTTCGAAGTTTTTCTCCAGGGCCACTGTCATATCTATACCGGTTTGATTGGCAATACAGAGTAATACCCACATCACATCGGCCAGCTCATCGGCGAGTTCTCTTTTTTTATCACTCTCTTTAGCAGACTGATCGCCATACTGCCGGGCCATTACACGGGCTACTTCTCCCACTTCTTCTGTAAGAATGGCCATGTTGGTCAGTTCACTGAAATACCGTACACCGGTTGTGTTGATCCAGTTGTCGATCTTTTCCTGCGCTTCCTGTATAGTCATGGATAATGAATTAAAGTTTTAAAGATAACGGATTGTATGAACAATGGTTTAATCTACTCACGGTTATGGCTATCGATGATGATGGTGACCGGCCCGTCGTTGATCAGCGCCACCTTCATATCGGCTCCGAAGATACCACGCTGGATGGTGGTACCCAGGTCCTGTTCCAGCTGCAGGAACATTTTCTCATATAACGGGATAGCCACATCTGGTTTACTGGCACGGATATACGAAGGTCTGTTGCCTTTTTTGGTGGAGGCATGCAGCGTAAACTGGCTTATCAGCAGAATGTCGGCATGCATATCTTTCACGGAAACGTTCATGACACCGTCATCGTCGTTGAAGATGCGCAGGTTAACGATCTTGCTGCTTAACCAATTGATATCCTCCTGCCCGTCGGCATCTTCGATGCCCAGCAATACCACCAGTCCCTGGCCTATCTGACCGGTGACTACTCCATCTACAGTAACCGATGCCTGCGACACACGCTGTATGACTACTCTCATATTTATCCTGTTTAAGAAAGCGGGAAATTAATACAATCAGGCGTAACATTTACCGGTTTTGCACGCTTAACATTTACCAAAATCAAAATAATATGACCCGCCTTTTACCCTGTGTTTTGTTAATTGTCCTGTTGATAAGTGCCTGTAGTAATAACAGCAAAAAAGATGAAAGTCCTTGTGCTAATTGCTGTTTTAGCAGCGAAACATTAAGATTCCGGATAGTGGATGCCAGAAACGGGGACGACCTGGTATTCGGGGCTCATGCCACGATACCTGTTGACAGCATCCGATTTATTCACAATGGCAAACAAGTACTGGAGAGCCACCAGGCACCATGGGATAAAAATGTGCTTTATGGTCCTGAATCCTGGCCAAATTTACAACTGGAAGTGGGCAGACCCGGCAAAGCGACAAGGGAAAAGCTGACCATCACCCCAAAAGAGATTAATTGTTGCGTGACCGCTATCAACGCAGTTACCCTGGGAGAGAATCCGGTCCCGCTCAAAAAAGACTCGGCAGGTGTTTACCTGATCCCTTACTCCCTGTAAGGCTATAAACTGCAAAAGCGCAACACCATTCCCGGGCGGATTTCAGAGAGATTTAATAAATTGCCCCCCTATTTGCGTAAATTTGCATTATAAAAAACAATCATACAATGAACATTGACGTTACACCTGAGCTCACATTCCGTACGGCCCGCAGCGGCGGTTCGGGCGGGCAAAATGTGAACAAGGTGGAAACCATGGTGGAAGCTTATTTCAACATAGAAGCCTCCGCCCTGTTAACCCCTGAACAGAAGCAGGCACTGCGCGAGAAACTGGCCAACCGTATCAATTCAGAAGGAATGCTGCTGGTAAAATCACAGACAGCACGTACCCAGCTGGGCAACAAACATGAGGTTATCTTCAAAATCAATGACTTAATTAACAAAGCATTGATACCACGAAAGAAAAGAGTAGCCACCAAGCCTTCCAAAGCCGTCATTGAAAAACGGATCCAGTTTAAGAAGCGCCTATCGGAGAAAAAACAGCAGCGTAGAGGAAATTTTGAGTGACAGCGCGGCACTAATTCGTAATTTGCATAAAATTTTCAGGGTTTGAGCAGTATCAAGAAACTGGCAGGACAGACGGTTTATTACGGTTTGAGTAACATAATGAGCAAACTGCTCAATTATTTCCTTACTCCTTTTTACCTCAGCATTTTAACAAAGGCCTCCTTTGGGGAGATGTCTAACGTATATGCCTATATTCCTTTTGCCAATATTGTGCTCACCTACGGCATGGAGACGGCCTTTTTCCGGTTTGCCAAAAAGGAGAACCAGGCGCATGTGCTGGGTACGTCCACCATTTCACTGCTGATATCGACGTTGTCTATCACCGTGTTGCTGTTGTTGCTGAAGGGGACGGTAATTAACTCCTATACAGGAGAGCTGGCGGGACTTACCGGGCATCCGGCCTTTTATACCTATGTGGTATTACTGATGGCTTTTGATGCGCTGACGGCCATTCCCTTTGCCCAGCTGCGGCTGGAGGGCAGGCCGGTGCGATACGCCGCCATCAGGCTGGCCGGTATACTGACCACCATCTTCTTTAACATCTTTTTCCTGGTCATCTGTCCCAAGCTGGCTGCAGCCGGGTATCAGTGGGTACCCAACCCGCACAGTGGAAGTGACATGACCGGTTATATCTATCTGAGCAATATGCTGGGCAGCGCCCTCACACTGGTGCTGTTCCTGCCACAGATCCGAAAAATAGAATGGAAATTTGATCTGGGCCTCTGGAAGCAGATGCTTCATTACGCCCTGCCCCTGATCATTGTGGGCATGGCCGGCATGGTCAATGAAACCTTTGACCGGGCCTGGTTTCTGCCTCAGTTCCTGCCCGGCAACAATATGGAGGCCAAAAAGGAAATTATCGCCCTGTATAGTGCCAACTATAAACTGGCCATTCTGATCACCATGTTCATACAGGCGTTCCGGTTAGGAGCAGAGCCCTTTTTCTTCAAACAGGCTGAAAGCGAAAACCCGCAACGGATATATGCCCGTATCATGAAGCTGTTTGTAGTGATGTTATGCCTCATGTTCCTCTTTGTAAGCCTTTATCTTAATGTCTGGAAAGCATTCCTGCGTACTTCCTTCTATTATCAGGGTATGCGCATAGTACCGGTGTTACTGCTGGCCAATATGTTCCTGGGCATCTATTATAACCTGACCATCTGGTTCAAACTGACGGACAGGACCAAAACGGGCGCAGTGATCACACTGATCACGGCTGTACTGGCTTTCCTGTTCAACTACTGGTGGATACCGGTAATGGGCTACTATGGCGCCGCACTGGCTACCATGGTATGTTATTTTATCCAGATGGTGATCTGTTATGTACTCGGACAAAAATATTATCCCATCCCATATCATCTTCCCAAACTGGTCACCTACATTGTTGTGGCAGTGCTCACCTATTACGTATATAGCTGGCTGAATGCCAAAGTACTTTCCCCACGCGACATTTATGCACTGAAGCCGCTGTCGCTGCTGGTAGCCACCGCTTTCTTTGGCGCCTATACGTGGTTTATCTTCCGGATGGAGAAGAAAGAATTTGCCAGGATGCCGTTTATCGGAAAATATATCCGGTAATGCAGTGATCAGGTTATATGCGAACATATAACCTGATCATGATGGCGCTACTCTTGTAAAAAAGGGTTATATTTCTTTTCGAAGCCGATCGTAGTGGCGGGACCGTGCCCGGGGAATACCCTTACCTCATCCGGCAATACGAAGAGCTTTTCCCGTATGCTGCGCAGCAGGGTAGCATGATTGCCTCCCGGCAGGTCAGTGCGGCCGATGCTTTGATAAAAGAGCACATCGCCTCCGATCACAAACTGCTGGGTAGGACAATAAAAAGACACGCTGCCAGGAGAGTGACCAGGCGTCAGCAGTACTTCCAGCTCGTGGCCGCCAAACGGGATCTTTTCTCCTTCTACCAGGTAACGACCCGGCATGGGAGAGGGCTCAAATGGGATATTGTACATCGCTCCCACTGCCTGAGAGTTGTCCAGCACTACCTGATCGTCTTTGTGTATTTCAGGCTTTACCCCAAACGTATCCGCTACCAGCTTGTTGCCGAATATATGATCAAAGTGGCAGTGTGTATTCAGCAATCTCGTAACATTTAAGCGCTCCGTTTGTATATATTGTAATAATTCTTTTCTTTCGTCCTGAAAATAACAACCCGGGTCTATAATTATACATTCCCTTTTTCCGTTAATAAGCAGGTAGGTGTTTTCCTGAAGAGGACCAAAGGTGAATTGTTGGATTTCGATCATTGTTACCTGATTTTTAGCTAATTTTAAACTGATCACAATATTATCAATACTTTCTGTATGAACAGATTTATTACCCGGTTATTAGTCCTAGGTACCCTATTACTTGGAACGATAGTTACAAAAGCCCAGACAAATACAGTAGAATTCGGCCAAAATCGTGTTCAGTTTAAAAATTTCAAGTGGAGGTATTACCAAAGCCGGCACTTTAACACCTATTTCAGCCAGGGTGGGCTGGAACTGGGGAAATATGTTGTTCAGATAGCCGAAAAGGAACTGCCTTCCATAGAGCAGTTTATGGAATCCAATCCCCGCCAGCGTATCAATATCGTGGTGTACAACAGCTTCGGTGAGATGAAACAGTCCAATATCGGTATTGGCATCGACTGGCAGAATACCGGAGGCGTCACTAAGCTGGTAGGTAATAAGATGATTGTGTATTTTGATGGCAATCACGATAACCTTCGCCGCCAGATACGCCAGGGGATAGCCCGTATATTACTGGAAACACTCCTCTTCGGTGAAGATATCGGAGAATTTGCCGGTAACGCCGCCCTGATAGATTTCCCAAAATGGTTTACCGACGGCTTCATTGCTTATGCAGCCGAAAACTGGAGCGCCAAACTGGATGAAGAGCTGAAAGCAATCCTGTTGTCCGGAAAATACTCCAACTTCAACCAGCTGGCCTACGACAAGCCACTGCTGGCCGGACAAGCCTTCTGGTACTATGTGGAAAGCAAATATGGCAAGGACGCAGTACCTTACCTCATGTATATCACCCGCATCAACCGCGGACTGAAGAAAGGTTTTGAACAGGTGCTCAACCAGACACCCAAAAAAGCTACTCAGGACTTCTTCGTTTTTTATCAGAAACGTTTTGCAGAAGACAACCGCCGCAGAAAAACATCTGCCAAAGGTCGTGTGATTGTAGCACAGGAAATCGGCAAATCCGACTACTACCGCTTCAACCCCAATCCTAAAAACAACTCATATGCCGTGGTAGAGTTCAAAAAAGGCGTCTACCGCGTACAGATACAGCTGGGATGGAACAAACCTAAAGTGTTGCTGCGCAGCGGTGTTATGCAGCTGGCCAACCAGGTAGATCCCAACTATCCGCTGATGGCCTG
Encoded proteins:
- the mfd gene encoding transcription-repair coupling factor, with translation MNLQAVLQLYQRDARLQSLVKGIQSPTPQYFQLSSLSGSAINFVAVTAWANADANHLFILNDKEEAAYFQNDLESLSQALDIFYFPDSFKKTGQFQELNSSHSMLRTEALMKFSGDTVRKKILVTYPEALWEKVAGSKAFSTNMVQLKVGDVLKVDPLLEKMVAWGFEHTDFVYEPGQYALRGGILDIYSFGNEKPYRIELFGEDIDSIRLFDPETQLSERKLTQVTLIANMDTHTVDHMKTSLVEFLPANTIVWMKDPAYIRDVVQQMEQRLDDWLLTGQKVKVNDDEDMTLNSDDFEKAAPLMDQLLQKTTIVFGNKEYLPENGIQPETITFDTQEQPVFNRQFDLLLKDLGQHNNNKYSLFIFADNPRQLERLRSIFEDLKADFVFFPIPVAISNGYIDHSLKLACYTDHQIFQRFHKSRVKQAYNKNKAITMKTLRELQPGDYVTHIDHGVGVYSGLQKIESGGKMQEAIRIIYKNNDLLYVNINSLHKISKYTGKEGVEPRVNKLGSDAWDKLKEKAKTQVKDIAKDLIQLYAVRKAQQGFAHSPDTYLQTELEASFIYEDTPDQSKATADVKRDMEGPAPMDRLVCGDVGFGKTEVAIRAAFKSIVDGKQAAILVPTTILAFQHYKTFSDRLKDFPCTVDYLNRFKSSKEKKETLQRLQEGKIDIIIGTHALLSKDVKFKDLGVLIVDEEQKFGVSAKEKLKQFKHNVDTLTLTATPIPRTLQFSLMGARDLSIINTPPPNRQPIDTEVQVFNQDAIREAIYYETERGGQVYFVHNRVKGLAEMAGLIQGLCPDLSIATAHGQLEGHHLEEVVLDFIDRKYDVLVCTNIVESGVDIPNANTIIINNAHHFGLSDLHQLRGRVGRSNKKAFCYLLAPPMSTLTADSRKRLQTLEQHSELGSGFQIAMRDLDIRGAGNLLGGEQSGFMAEIGFDMYQKILDEAIRELKQNEFRDLFKEQLEEKKDFVNDCTIDTDLEILIPDTYIESIQERLNLYQELDNITEDSVLQNFEKALVDRFGQLPEPVKDLLTMIRCRWMAIQLGFEKMMLKEENLRCYFINNPDSPYFESPTFHHILTYIQTRVNNAKLKQVGKNFMLVVNRIRNMDDLYAFLKGITDSRK
- a CDS encoding ferredoxin--NADP reductase; the encoded protein is MQEIWHTGIVTRLVDETPNTRRFWIRVPELESFNFKPGQFVTLDLPIHEKKNKRWRSYSIASHPDGTNEFELVIVLLEGGVGSTYLFNEIKEGSTLQLRGPLGVFTLPENMEKDLFLICTGTGIAPFRSMVQHIHLHQLPHPEIHLIFGCRYEEDLLYAEEMRQLEAQLPGFHYLPTLSRQQDWSGHKGYVHNIYEEILAGEKKPANFYLCGWKAMIDEAKQRITAMGYDRKDIHQELYG
- a CDS encoding glycine--tRNA ligase; the protein is MSTDQNKFQAIISHCKEYGFVFPSSEIYDGLSAVYDYGQYGAELKKNIKDYWWKSMTQLHENIVGLDAAIFMHPTIWKASGHVDNFSDPMIDNKDSNKRYRVDHLLEAFAETLPEAEGNALLAKMDELLKENDFAGLKTLIEDNKIKCTVSGTCNWTEVRQFNLMFSTQLGSVTDEANEIYLRPETAQGIFVNFLNVQKTGRMKVPFGIAQIGKAFRNEIVARQFIFRMREFEQMEMQFFVRPGTQKEWYEKWKEERMQWHLSLGTDPAKYRFKDHAKLAHYADAAVDIEFEFPFGFKELEGIHSRTDFDLKQHQEYSRKKIQYFDTEINQNYVPYVIETSIGLDRMFLQVICNAYEEQDLSTPEKEDSRVLLKLPAKLAPIKLAIFPLTKKDGLPELARELMTSCMPFFHCFYEEKDAIGKRYRRQDAIGTPFCVTIDHQTKEDGTVTIRHRDSMEQERVPLTEVRNIVMNKIM
- a CDS encoding YihY/virulence factor BrkB family protein; the encoded protein is MNGTTGKIQLYWKVLKESASAFVDGKVLKLSAALAYYTIFSVAPMLIIIIFFCDLFLGKEAVEGSIYGQIQGLVGSEAAIQIQSMIRNATLSNDMNWATMVGFVTLIIGATGVFAEIQDSINFIWGLKSKPKKNGLLRMLLNRLLSFSLVVSMGFILLVSLAINGLVELFQNVLYRLIPTKLTTTVIVYVANLVVPFIVITILFSIIFKVLPDARIRWKDVVVGAIATAVLFMIGKFGIGYYLGASKVSSTYGAAGSVVIILLWVYYSAAILYFGAVFTRVYIRHFGREIYPNDYAVWVKQVEVPYERPTQENEVEEG
- a CDS encoding nucleotide pyrophosphohydrolase, which gives rise to MTIQEAQEKIDNWINTTGVRYFSELTNMAILTEEVGEVARVMARQYGDQSAKESDKKRELADELADVMWVLLCIANQTGIDMTVALEKNFEKKNIRDATRHTSNPKLK
- the dtd gene encoding D-aminoacyl-tRNA deacylase, with the translated sequence MRVVIQRVSQASVTVDGVVTGQIGQGLVVLLGIEDADGQEDINWLSSKIVNLRIFNDDDGVMNVSVKDMHADILLISQFTLHASTKKGNRPSYIRASKPDVAIPLYEKMFLQLEQDLGTTIQRGIFGADMKVALINDGPVTIIIDSHNRE
- the arfB gene encoding alternative ribosome rescue aminoacyl-tRNA hydrolase ArfB, whose protein sequence is MNIDVTPELTFRTARSGGSGGQNVNKVETMVEAYFNIEASALLTPEQKQALREKLANRINSEGMLLVKSQTARTQLGNKHEVIFKINDLINKALIPRKKRVATKPSKAVIEKRIQFKKRLSEKKQQRRGNFE
- a CDS encoding oligosaccharide flippase family protein; the protein is MSSIKKLAGQTVYYGLSNIMSKLLNYFLTPFYLSILTKASFGEMSNVYAYIPFANIVLTYGMETAFFRFAKKENQAHVLGTSTISLLISTLSITVLLLLLKGTVINSYTGELAGLTGHPAFYTYVVLLMAFDALTAIPFAQLRLEGRPVRYAAIRLAGILTTIFFNIFFLVICPKLAAAGYQWVPNPHSGSDMTGYIYLSNMLGSALTLVLFLPQIRKIEWKFDLGLWKQMLHYALPLIIVGMAGMVNETFDRAWFLPQFLPGNNMEAKKEIIALYSANYKLAILITMFIQAFRLGAEPFFFKQAESENPQRIYARIMKLFVVMLCLMFLFVSLYLNVWKAFLRTSFYYQGMRIVPVLLLANMFLGIYYNLTIWFKLTDRTKTGAVITLITAVLAFLFNYWWIPVMGYYGAALATMVCYFIQMVICYVLGQKYYPIPYHLPKLVTYIVVAVLTYYVYSWLNAKVLSPRDIYALKPLSLLVATAFFGAYTWFIFRMEKKEFARMPFIGKYIR
- a CDS encoding MBL fold metallo-hydrolase; protein product: MIEIQQFTFGPLQENTYLLINGKRECIIIDPGCYFQDERKELLQYIQTERLNVTRLLNTHCHFDHIFGNKLVADTFGVKPEIHKDDQVVLDNSQAVGAMYNIPFEPSPMPGRYLVEGEKIPFGGHELEVLLTPGHSPGSVSFYCPTQQFVIGGDVLFYQSIGRTDLPGGNHATLLRSIREKLFVLPDEVRVFPGHGPATTIGFEKKYNPFLQE